The Synechococcus sp. RS9909 genomic interval GCTGTTCCAGGCCCCCTATCGGGCTGGAATCGATGTGAAGGCTTATCAGCTTGAACCGCTCCGCAAGGCGCTGCAGATGCCTCGCGTGGGGCTGTTCATCGCTGACGACGTGGGCCTTGGCAAGACGATCGAGGCGGGCCTGATCCTGCGAGAGATGCTGTTACGACAACGCATCCGGCGGGTGGTGATCAGCTGCCCTCCTTCGGTGCTGCGGCAGTGGCAAGAAGAGATGGCGAGTCGCTTTGGCTTGGCCTTCACCGTGATGGACAGGGCCTATGTGGCCAAGGTGCGCCAGGAGCGTGGCTATGGCACAAATCCTTGGAGCACAGGGAACCGCTTCCTGATCTCCCATGCGCTGCTGCGCAACAGCGACTACGCAGCACCACTGATCGATTGGCTCGAGCAAGGGAGAGGTGCAGAAGACCAGGCCCCTCTGCAGAGCTTGTTGATCCTTGATGAGGCCCACAACGCGGCCCCTGCCAGCAACAGCCTTCGCTATGCCATTGACTCAGGCCTGACCCGCAGCCTTCGTGATCTGGCGCCCCGCTTCGAGCATCGGATCTTCCTGAGTGCAACGCCCCACAACGGACACAGCAACAGCTTTACGGCGTTGCTGGAGTTATTGGATCCAGCGCGGTTCACCCGTGGGGTGCCGTTCGAACAGGGAGATCTGGATGCAGTCCTCGTCCGCCGCCTGAAGGACGATCTACGCCGCATCGGCGAGGAGTTCCCGGAGCGGATCGTTGAGCCGTTGAAGAAGCCCAAGGGTTCGCTTTCAGCCGACACCCCAGAGCTGGCACTCTCCCGGTTGCTTCAGCAGTACCGCAAACAAAGGGAGCGCAGGCTGCTGGCCGAAGGGGCCACCAAGCGCCAGCTCAATGCCGACCGGCTGGTGATCACCAACCTTCAGAAGCGTCTGCTCAGCTCGATTGAAGCCTTCGCGCGCACCTTGGCCGTGCATCAGCGCACCTTGGCCGAGAAGCAACAACAGCAACGAGACGCCCAACTTGAACTGCTTCAAGGAGGGGTAGACGCAGACAGTGATCTCGCGGAACTCAACGATGACGAGGTGCTGAATCTGGAGGAAGCCCAGACCCGGGCTGCCCTGCGCCAGACCATCGCAGCCGATCAAAGCGATCAGCAACTGCTGGAGCAGATGGCCTCTATCGCCGCTGCCCAGAGAGGCAAGCCAGATCCCCGCATCGAGATGCTGCAGGAATGGATGGGCCAACACCTCTGCTCAGGCCTTGGCACTGATGACCTGCAGTGGAAGCCCACTCGGCTGCTGATCTTCACGGACTACGTCGATACCAAGCGCTACCTGGAACGGCAGTTGGCGGCACTGCTTGGGGAGCGGGAGGCCGAGCAACGGGTAGCCAGCTTCAGCGGCGGGATGAGCGAGGAGAACCGCGAACGGCTGAAGGCTCAGTTCAACGCCGACCCTGATCAAGAGCCGTTGCGGATCCTGATCGCCACCGATGCTGCCCGGGAGGGGGTGAACCTGCAGAACCACTGCAAGCACCTGATCCACTTCGATATCCCCTGGAACCCCAGCAAGTTGGAGCAGCGCAACGGCCGTATCGACCGCAAGCTGCAGCAGGCCCCGCAGGTGTGGTGTCACTACTTCCTGCTGGAAGACCGCCCGGAAGATCGGGTGATGGACGTGCTGGTGAAAAAGACGGAAGTGATCCGACAGGAGTTGGGATCCCTCTCTCCACTGGTGCAGCGCCAGGTTGATGAGGCCTTCGAGGCGGGGATCGATCTGGACAACCTCGACGACTTGCAGGGGCAACTCGAGGGAATGGATTCAGCCACCACCGATCGGGGCGTGCTGCTCACCAAAGCTCGAGAAGAACTGGAAGCCAGCCGTCGTGTGGCTGAACTCGAGCAGCAACAAGACGCTCTCCGGCAACTGCTGTCGAAGTCAAAACAGTGGCTGGCCTTTGCTCACGACCGCTTCCGTCAGGCGCTCAACTGCTCCCTGGATCTGCTGGGTGTGTCAGGGCTGGAACAACACACCGACGAGCGTGGGCAAACCTGCTGGCGCCTGGCCAACCCAGAGGAGTTGCCCGCTCAGACACGTGACAAAAGCTGGGAAAACACCCTCGACAGCCTGCGGGGCGTGAAACCCGCCAAGGCCTATCTCGATGAATGGCGCCGGGAGAATCCAGTACGGCCTGTGATCTTCTCGGACCCCGGACGGCTGAGTGCGGAGTCGGTGCATCTGCATCTGGAGCACCGCCTGGCCCAACGCCTACTCAGTCGTTTCCTCAGCCAAGGCTTTCTGCACCACGAACTGAGCCGAGCCTGCGTTCTGCCCAGCCGTGATCCCCAGCCCAAGGTGGTGGTGCTTGGGCGCCTGTCGTTGTTCGGTCAAGGTGCTGCCCGATTGCATGACGAGCTGATCACGGTGGTGGCCGATTGGCATCCAGGCGATGACCGGCAGAGCGCGCTGCAGCCACTGCCAGCAGCCACGAAAGAGACCACGTGGAAACTGCTTCAAGACGCCTTGAAGGAGGCCGAGAGCGGTGGTCTCCCCAACGTTGACACCAGTCGCTTCCAGGCCATGGCCGAACACGACGTGCAGGCTCTGTTGCCCCTGCTCAAGCAGGAGTCGGAGACCGCATTGGCTGACGCAGCAGAGCTGCTGAAGCAGCGGGGTGGATCGGAGGCTCAGGCCCTCAAGGATGTGCTCCGCGGCCAGCGCAAACGCATCAATTCCACCCTGCGTCAACGCACCAGAGAGCTCGGGAAGCTGGAGAAAAAGGCGGCTGATGCGGAGCCAACGGGCCTGATTCCCGGCCTTGCTGATCAGGTGGATGTGCCAGCGCTCGATCTCTCCAAGTTGTCCAAGAAAGAGCACGCCCAACTGCGATCCGATCAACGGCACTGGGAGCGCAGGCTGGAAACAATCGAAGCTGAACTCGGCAGTGAGCCGCAGCGGATTGTGGAGAGCTACCGAGTGGTGACCCACCGGTTGGAGCCGGCCGGGCTTGTGTACCTCTGGCCGATCAGCGGATAGCCATGGCACGACGTTCTCCTGCGATGGATCCTGAGCTCAAGGCGCATCAGGAGTGGCTCGGCTACCTGCAGCCCGTTGGCTTGGTGGTGGCGCCCGCGGCCATGCAAGAGGCCGGCTGGGTGGTGACCCGCAGCGGCATTGAGTTGATCGAACGGCAAGCGCGCTACCGGGCTGCCCTTGAGCCACTGGATGACACATCTGATCCAGACGACAGCGACACAGAGCACGGCTTTCGATCCCTGCTGGATCTGCTCACCGAACACCTGGGTTGGGATAGCGATCAACTGGACCGGAGCCCCGAGGCCATCCAGGCTCACACCAAAGAGCTGCCTGAGCTGGGCGACACACTGACGCCGACTGCAGTGGTTCCTGCTGCCTCCGGTGAGGGGGCCCAGCTGCTTGTGGTGGAGTTGCCGCTGGCTGCAGCCTTCGATCAGAAGACCACCGATGGCGAGCACCTCTGGCGCGCTAGCGCCTCGGAGCGGCTGGAGCGGCTGCTGCGTGAAACCGGCGTGGAGGCGGGCCTGCTGTTCAACGGCAGCCAGCTGCGCTTGGTGGTGGCCCCGAAGGGAGAGAGTTCGGGCTATCTCACCTTCCGGCTGAGCGAACTGGCTGAAGTGAGCGGCCGGTTGATGCTTTCGGGCCTCGATCTGCTCTTGGGCCAGAGCCATGTGTTCCTCGATCCCGATGGCTACCGGCTCAGCGACGTGCTCAAGAAGAGCCGCAGTTTCCAGGCCGTGGTCAGTAATGCCCTGGCTGATCAGGTGTTGGCTGCGTTGTGGGATCTGCTGCGGGGATTTCAGCAGGCCGATGAGCTGAGCAAACAGCAAGACAACCAACTACTGGGAGATCTACCCGAGCGGGATCCCCAACAGCTCTATGGCGGCTTGATCACCATGCTGATGCGGCTGGTGTTCCTGCTCTACGCCGAAGACGAAGCGCTGATGCCCTGCGATGCGGTGTATGAGCAGAACTACAAACTCAGCGCGATCTTCGAGCAGCTGCAGCAAGACGAAAGCGAATATCCCGACACGATGGAGCAGCGCTTCGGTGCCTGGGCGGGGCTGATGAGTCTTTGCCGCTTGGTGTTCGACGGTGGCGGCCCAACAGTCGACTACCTGCCAGCGCGCCACGGACAGCTGTTCGATCCTGATGTCTACCCCTGGCTGGAATCGCCTTGGATCAGCGATCGGGTGGTGCTGGCGGTTCTTCGCAATCTGCTGATCGTGCAGGGCGAGCGGATCAGCTACCGGGCCCTGGATGTGGAGCAGATCGGCTCGGTCTACGAAGGGATCATGGGCTACGCGGTTCAGCGCATCCCAGGCCGTTGCATTGGCTTGAAGAGCAAACCGCAAGGTGCCAAGAAGCAGATCACGACAGCCGTTGATCTCGATGCGCTGCTGGAGTTGCCGGGGGCGAAACGCAAGAAGTGGCTGGAAGATGAAGCCGGCACAACCCTGCCGACCAAAGCTGCAACCGCTCTGAAGGCTGCCGACTCAGAAGATACGTTGGTTGAAGCCTTGGCGCCACGGATCAATCGAGACCTCTTCGATGGGCCGCAGGCAGCCGGAAGCCTGGTGTTCCAACCCACCGAAGAACGTCGCCGCAGCGGTAGCCACTACACGCCGCGTTCACTCACAAGACCGATCGTTGAGGAGGCTCTACGCCCGTGGATGGAACGCTGCGAGTACAGGCCAAAAGCCTCCCAGATCCTTGACCTGAAGATCTGCGACCCAGCGATGGGTTCAGGGGCTTTCCTTGTGGAGAGCTGCCGCTACCTGGCAGAACTCTTGGAGCAGGCTTGGAGCCGTGAAGGCTTACCAGACGCCCTCAAGCCGGGTGGTCATGCCCTCGGCGAAGAACCCCTGATCTATGCCCGCCGATTGATTGCGCAGAGCTGCCTCTATGGGGTGGACAAAAACCCCTTCGCGGTGAACCTGGCACGCCTCAGTCTCTGGCTGGTGAGCCTCAGTAAAGATGCTCCTTTCACCTTCGTGGATCATGCCTTGAAGTGCGGTGATTCCTTAGTCGGGATGGAGCGCACCGAAATCGAAGCAGCACTCAAGGGCGCAAGCCTTCAGCGCGAACTCCAGATTAACTACATCGAGGAGGTGAAGCAACAGGAGGCGAAGAGCTTTGCGCTGTTCCATGCCGACAGCCGCAGCGATGCTGACGATGAACAGAAGCGCAAGGCACTCGAAGAGTGGAATGCCAGCACGGCCTATCTGCGAACCGTTGGCGATCTCTTGGTGGCGGCATTCTTCAACGGCAAGAAGCCGAAGGATCGTGAAGAGCTGAAGACGATCTATCTAGAAGCCACGCTGAAACACAACACAGCGGAAGAACTGGAAGACGAACTGGCGGAACCGCTGGAGCGGCTGCGGGAGGGCGAGAAGGGCCTTCAGCCGCTGCACTGGCAGCTGGCCTTCCCGGATGTATTCGGCCGGCCAGAGCCGGGCTTCGATGTGTTCGTGGGCAATCCACCCTTCGCTGGCAAGAACACCATCGCCGAAGGCAGCCCCGAGGGGATCCTCGACTGGCTCAAGCAGCTGCACCCCGAGAGCCACGGCAATGCCGATCTGGTGGCCCACTTCTTCCGCCGCTGCTTCCACTTGCTCCGGCCCGGTGGCTCGCTGGGGCTGATTGCCACGAACACCATCGCCCAGGGCGACACCAGGAGTACTGGCTTGCGCTGGATCTGCCTGAACGGCGGCACGATCTATGCGGCGCGCAAGCGCTACAAGTGGCCCGGTGTGGCATCGGTGGTGGTGAGCGTGGTGCACCTGTTCAAGGGCGTCTACGCGGGCGCAAAACTGCTTGATCGGCGAGCGGTAAAGAAAATCACGGCATTTCTGTTCGCCAACGGCGGCCACGAGGATCCGAAGCAGCTAGCGGCCAACTCTGGCAAGAGCTTCCAGGGCTCGATCGTGCTGGGCATGGGCTTCACCTTCGATGATTCAGGCCCGGCCGACGACGACACCCCAGGCATACCCTCGCCGATTGCCACGATGCAGCGGCTGATCGCAGCGAATCCGAAGAACGCCGAGGTGATCTTCCCCTACATCGGCGGGGAAGAGGTGAACAGCAGCCCTACCCACGCTCATCACCGCTATGTGATCAATTTCGGGGAGAGGAGCGAGGAAGAGTGCAGGAAAGAGTGGCCGGAATTGATGCAGATTGTGGAGCGGAAGGTGAAGCCAGGAAGGCTGGCCCAGAACCGCGAGATCCGCTCGCGCTACTGGTGGCGCTTCGGGGAGACATGCCCAGCTCTGTATTCGGCGATTGCGGGGTGTGAGCGGGTGCTGGTGATCCCCTGCATCAGCAACACCCTGGCGTTTGCCTCGTTGCATCCGTCAGTTGTTTTCTCCCACAAGCTGATTGTTTTCCCATTACGAGAGGCTTCGGCTTTGGCTCTGGTGCAATCACGAATTCATGAGTTCTGGGCTCGTTCGTTTGCCTCATCCATGAAAGATGACCTGAACTACTCACCCACCGACTGCTTCGAGACCTTTCCCTTCCCCGTTGCCCTGCTCGATTCCACCGCCAGCAATCACATTCATATCGGGATCCATCAGTCCCTCGAAGCCATCGGCGAGCACTACCAACGATTCCGCGCCGGGTTGATGCTGAGCAACAACGAAGGCCTCACCAGCACCTACAACCGCTTCCACGATCCCTCCGAAACGAGCAACGAGCTTCTGGAGCTGCGACGTATCCACAGCGAGATGGATCAGGCGGTGCTGGCCGCCTACGGCTGGAAGGATGTGCCTACCACCTGCGGCTTCGGGCTCGACTACCTCGAAACCGAAGACGACGCCCAGCTCCCCGACGATCTGCAGGAACGCATCGACAGCGGCGACCTGTTCTTCTGGGACGCCGGTGAAGCCATGGCCTTTGAGTTGCAGCTGCGCTCCTGCGAAGCCATCAAGGGCAGGAAGAAACTGCCCTGGCGCTACCGCTGGCCCGATGCCGTCCGCGATGACGTACTCGCCCGCCTGCTGGCCCTGAACGCCGAGCGCTACGCCGAAGAGGTGGCCCAAGGGCTGCATGGCAAGGGAGGGAAGAAGCAATCCACAGCCGCTCCTGCTGGCGGCAAACGCCGGGGCCGGCCTGTCAAGGCAGCCGACTCGGCCGATACTGAGCAAATCGGACTGGCGCTATGAGCCTCGCCCTAGCCCAACCCCAGCTCGACACCATCGCCGACGCCTGTCGGCGCCATCACGTGGCGCGGCTGGATGCGTTCGGTTCCGTGCTGAGGCCTGATTACAGGCCTGGAGAGAGCGATATCGATCTGCTGGTGGAGTTCCAGCCCCTCGACCCCGCCACTCTCTACAAGGCCTACTTCGCGCTGCTGAATGAGCTGCGCATTGGTCTGGCCTCTCGTGTCGACCTGGTCATGGCCGATGCCGTCCGCAACCCCTATGTCAAACAGACCATCGAGGCGAGCAGGCAACAGATCTATGCAGCGTGACCCCCGGGCCTATCTGAGCGATATCCTGGAGGCGGCAGCTGCCATTCAGGACGCAACCAGAATGATTGGCGAAGCTGACTACAGCCAGTCGAGGCTGATTCGCTCGGCCGTAGAGCGTGAGTTCATCATCATCGGGGAAGCCCTGAAGGTGATCGCACAGCGAGATCCACAACTCTTTGCTGTGATCCCAGAAGCGAGGCAAATCATTGATTTCCGAAATCTGCTCACCCACGAGTACATGAATGTCAGTGATCCAGTGGTCTGGGGTGCGATCCAAACAGATCTGCCGGTTCTGATCGAGCACTGCACACAGCTGCTTAACCAGTTCGAAGAGGGGCAGAGCTGACCCATGGCCACCTCCGCTGAGATCCGCCAACAGCTCGTCGCCGCCCTGCGCAGTGATCTGATCGGCCCCGGCTGGGACAACAAAGCTCGCCGGCATGAACAGCTCAGCCAGCCCCCATCGGTTTGGTACACAACCGGCTTCCTGGTTCCTCATGTCTTCCAGCAGGAGGCGGATCGAACTGGCAATGAGGGCCAGTCGAGTTATGCCGATCTGGCTGGAGAAGACGAGAGCAACGACGCCGCCAATCGGCTGGAGAAGAAAGAGCGCGACGAAGACGCCAACGACTCTCTCGATCAGGGCAACAAGCGCCGGTCCTGGTTCCCGTCATCGCTGGGAATGAGCTTCATCCTCGAGCGGGGAAGCACTCTCGAGGCAACAGTCACCTGGGGCGATTACAACCCACCGGCTGATGGCGACGACCCAAAGCTCTGGCTTCGCTCTCCGCAGAAGGCCGAGCAGACTTTCACCATCTCGGGGCCAGGTACGAGCCCCGACATTCCCTTAGAAGGCAACCCAGAAGGGCTTTGCCTTCGTTGGATTGCCAGGCAAGCCCCGAAGAAACTCGGTTACCCCAGCGACCAACTGTCGGTTTCGTTGTTTCTGCTCAATAAGCGCAAGCCGCCTGAGAGCAATCAGATTCGCCACCGCGATCCACACACGGCTTTTCAGGCTGAGCTGAGCGTGCAATGCCGAGAAGGCTTTCCGCCGCGTCGGGATGCTCTGCAGAACGCCACCAACCAAGACAACGACGAAGCCCTCGCTGCTCTCCAGTACCGGCGTGACTTCTGCTTCGCCAGCGGTCACAACGTGGCGGTGAACGCTGAAGGAATTGCTGAGGAGCGACCTGATCGCGCCTTCACACTCACCAGCACCTGGTTGCCCACCGCTGAGGTGATGCGGGTTCTGCCTGAACCGCCTGCAGAGGCACGCAACGTGCCGATGGGCATGGAAGCCCTTGCCGATCTCGCGCAAAGCGAGCAGGTGATCGATCGGCTGCTGCCGATGGTGAAGGCCTATCGCGGCTGGATCAGCCAACAACCCAAGCATCCAGTCAGCGACAAGGATCAGAACGACACTGCCAAG includes:
- the drmD gene encoding DISARM system SNF2-like helicase DrmD; the protein is MVSTAPSKTRLKLKPGSVVRCRTRRYLVEEVQQPVEAGADTVVAMACMEDQAIGQRLTVFLEREIDFEVLGESSWEVVAQRGFDQPKQFSAYLNTLRWNCVTATDAELFQAPYRAGIDVKAYQLEPLRKALQMPRVGLFIADDVGLGKTIEAGLILREMLLRQRIRRVVISCPPSVLRQWQEEMASRFGLAFTVMDRAYVAKVRQERGYGTNPWSTGNRFLISHALLRNSDYAAPLIDWLEQGRGAEDQAPLQSLLILDEAHNAAPASNSLRYAIDSGLTRSLRDLAPRFEHRIFLSATPHNGHSNSFTALLELLDPARFTRGVPFEQGDLDAVLVRRLKDDLRRIGEEFPERIVEPLKKPKGSLSADTPELALSRLLQQYRKQRERRLLAEGATKRQLNADRLVITNLQKRLLSSIEAFARTLAVHQRTLAEKQQQQRDAQLELLQGGVDADSDLAELNDDEVLNLEEAQTRAALRQTIAADQSDQQLLEQMASIAAAQRGKPDPRIEMLQEWMGQHLCSGLGTDDLQWKPTRLLIFTDYVDTKRYLERQLAALLGEREAEQRVASFSGGMSEENRERLKAQFNADPDQEPLRILIATDAAREGVNLQNHCKHLIHFDIPWNPSKLEQRNGRIDRKLQQAPQVWCHYFLLEDRPEDRVMDVLVKKTEVIRQELGSLSPLVQRQVDEAFEAGIDLDNLDDLQGQLEGMDSATTDRGVLLTKAREELEASRRVAELEQQQDALRQLLSKSKQWLAFAHDRFRQALNCSLDLLGVSGLEQHTDERGQTCWRLANPEELPAQTRDKSWENTLDSLRGVKPAKAYLDEWRRENPVRPVIFSDPGRLSAESVHLHLEHRLAQRLLSRFLSQGFLHHELSRACVLPSRDPQPKVVVLGRLSLFGQGAARLHDELITVVADWHPGDDRQSALQPLPAATKETTWKLLQDALKEAESGGLPNVDTSRFQAMAEHDVQALLPLLKQESETALADAAELLKQRGGSEAQALKDVLRGQRKRINSTLRQRTRELGKLEKKAADAEPTGLIPGLADQVDVPALDLSKLSKKEHAQLRSDQRHWERRLETIEAELGSEPQRIVESYRVVTHRLEPAGLVYLWPISG
- a CDS encoding DNA methyltransferase, translated to MARRSPAMDPELKAHQEWLGYLQPVGLVVAPAAMQEAGWVVTRSGIELIERQARYRAALEPLDDTSDPDDSDTEHGFRSLLDLLTEHLGWDSDQLDRSPEAIQAHTKELPELGDTLTPTAVVPAASGEGAQLLVVELPLAAAFDQKTTDGEHLWRASASERLERLLRETGVEAGLLFNGSQLRLVVAPKGESSGYLTFRLSELAEVSGRLMLSGLDLLLGQSHVFLDPDGYRLSDVLKKSRSFQAVVSNALADQVLAALWDLLRGFQQADELSKQQDNQLLGDLPERDPQQLYGGLITMLMRLVFLLYAEDEALMPCDAVYEQNYKLSAIFEQLQQDESEYPDTMEQRFGAWAGLMSLCRLVFDGGGPTVDYLPARHGQLFDPDVYPWLESPWISDRVVLAVLRNLLIVQGERISYRALDVEQIGSVYEGIMGYAVQRIPGRCIGLKSKPQGAKKQITTAVDLDALLELPGAKRKKWLEDEAGTTLPTKAATALKAADSEDTLVEALAPRINRDLFDGPQAAGSLVFQPTEERRRSGSHYTPRSLTRPIVEEALRPWMERCEYRPKASQILDLKICDPAMGSGAFLVESCRYLAELLEQAWSREGLPDALKPGGHALGEEPLIYARRLIAQSCLYGVDKNPFAVNLARLSLWLVSLSKDAPFTFVDHALKCGDSLVGMERTEIEAALKGASLQRELQINYIEEVKQQEAKSFALFHADSRSDADDEQKRKALEEWNASTAYLRTVGDLLVAAFFNGKKPKDREELKTIYLEATLKHNTAEELEDELAEPLERLREGEKGLQPLHWQLAFPDVFGRPEPGFDVFVGNPPFAGKNTIAEGSPEGILDWLKQLHPESHGNADLVAHFFRRCFHLLRPGGSLGLIATNTIAQGDTRSTGLRWICLNGGTIYAARKRYKWPGVASVVVSVVHLFKGVYAGAKLLDRRAVKKITAFLFANGGHEDPKQLAANSGKSFQGSIVLGMGFTFDDSGPADDDTPGIPSPIATMQRLIAANPKNAEVIFPYIGGEEVNSSPTHAHHRYVINFGERSEEECRKEWPELMQIVERKVKPGRLAQNREIRSRYWWRFGETCPALYSAIAGCERVLVIPCISNTLAFASLHPSVVFSHKLIVFPLREASALALVQSRIHEFWARSFASSMKDDLNYSPTDCFETFPFPVALLDSTASNHIHIGIHQSLEAIGEHYQRFRAGLMLSNNEGLTSTYNRFHDPSETSNELLELRRIHSEMDQAVLAAYGWKDVPTTCGFGLDYLETEDDAQLPDDLQERIDSGDLFFWDAGEAMAFELQLRSCEAIKGRKKLPWRYRWPDAVRDDVLARLLALNAERYAEEVAQGLHGKGGKKQSTAAPAGGKRRGRPVKAADSADTEQIGLAL
- a CDS encoding nucleotidyltransferase family protein codes for the protein MSLALAQPQLDTIADACRRHHVARLDAFGSVLRPDYRPGESDIDLLVEFQPLDPATLYKAYFALLNELRIGLASRVDLVMADAVRNPYVKQTIEASRQQIYAA
- a CDS encoding DUF86 domain-containing protein, giving the protein MQRDPRAYLSDILEAAAAIQDATRMIGEADYSQSRLIRSAVEREFIIIGEALKVIAQRDPQLFAVIPEARQIIDFRNLLTHEYMNVSDPVVWGAIQTDLPVLIEHCTQLLNQFEEGQS